The proteins below are encoded in one region of Paeniglutamicibacter cryotolerans:
- the hpaH gene encoding 2-oxo-hept-4-ene-1,7-dioate hydratase: MLNDETITQIADELVRAGQDRVPVKRLTARFPDMTVEDSYRVQDLWRRRSEANGRVLAGRKIGLTSRAMQMATGITEPDYGIIFDDMVLDGGCTVEWDRYTHPRIEMELAFVLKEDVSGPNANIFDVLRATEYVVPALEILDSRIEMEGRTIVDTISDNAAMGAMVIGGNPMKPDAIDLRWVSGILYKNQIVEETGVAAGVLNHPAAGVYWLANKIAAHGDVLKAGEIILAGSFTRPMWVDKGDTVLADYGPMGTVACRFV, from the coding sequence ATGCTCAACGATGAGACCATCACCCAGATTGCCGACGAACTCGTCCGCGCGGGACAGGACCGTGTACCGGTGAAGCGGCTCACGGCCCGCTTCCCCGACATGACCGTCGAGGATTCCTACCGCGTCCAGGACCTGTGGCGCCGCCGAAGCGAGGCCAACGGCCGCGTCCTGGCCGGCCGCAAGATCGGGCTGACCTCCCGCGCCATGCAGATGGCCACCGGCATCACGGAACCTGACTACGGGATCATCTTCGATGACATGGTGCTCGATGGCGGCTGCACCGTCGAATGGGACCGCTACACGCACCCGCGTATCGAAATGGAACTCGCCTTCGTGCTGAAGGAAGACGTCTCCGGGCCCAACGCGAACATCTTCGACGTGCTGCGCGCCACCGAATACGTGGTTCCCGCGCTGGAGATCCTCGATTCGCGCATCGAGATGGAGGGCCGCACCATCGTCGACACCATCAGCGACAACGCGGCCATGGGCGCCATGGTCATCGGCGGCAACCCGATGAAGCCCGACGCCATCGACCTGCGCTGGGTCTCGGGCATCCTCTACAAGAACCAGATCGTCGAGGAAACCGGCGTCGCCGCCGGCGTGCTGAACCACCCGGCGGCCGGCGTGTACTGGCTGGCGAACAAGATCGCCGCGCACGGCGACGTGCTCAAGGCCGGGGAAATCATCCTCGCCGGCTCCTTCACCCGCCCGATGTGGGTCGACAAGGGCGATACCGTCCTGGCCGACTACGGGCCGATGGGAACCGTGGCATGTCGTTTCGTGTAG